The Ramlibacter algicola genome segment CGCCAGCAGCTGCAGCAGGAAGCGGCCGGCGGTGGTCGCGGCGCTCCACTTGAACGCGCGCTCGGCCAGCGATCGCAGCGCCGGACCGCTCATTGCTGTCCCATGCCCCAGCGCCGCACGGCGATGCCGGTCATCAGCGCGAGCGCGGCCAGCAGCATCCCGCCGACGCCGCGATCTTCCTCGCCATGGATTTCGGACTTGGTGCCGCCCTTGGCGGCGACGGCCGTGCCGCCGCGTCCCATGGACGGGGCGGGATCGGTGGGCACCAGCAACTGGGCCTGCACGATGGCTTCGGAGCGCGCGGCGGTCGCCGGGGCGGCCGCCGCGGTGGCGGGTGCGGCCGCGAGTGCGGACTGCAGACCGGCGGACAACAGGATCGCTGGAAGGAGTCGGGGCATCGTTGTGAGGTGGCGGCTGGCGATGCGGACCATTCTCAAACAGGGGGGCGCGCGCAGGCGTTACGGCCGCCAGGGGGGCCATGGCCCGAAGGGGCTAGAGGGGATTGCCCGGTGCGCGGCCAGGCCGCGTGCGTCAGGCGTTGCGCCGCGCGGCCGCGCTCGCGCGGGGCTGCACCAGGCCGGTGGACAGCGCCGTGCCCGCGACGATGATCGCGGCGCAGAAGAGCATCCAGCCGGTCACCGCCTCGTCCAGGAACAGCACGCCGTAGAGCACGGCGAACACCGGCACCACGAACGTGACCGCGAGCGCGCGCGACGGTCCCGCTTCCTCGATGAGCCGGAAATACAGGATGTACGCGACGCCGGTGCACAGCACGCCCAGCGCGACCAGGGCGAGCCACGCGCGCAGGCCCGGCAACGCAGCCGGCCAGCTCCACCATGCGAAGGGAGCGAGGGCGACCAGCGCGCCCAGCTGGCTGCCCGCCGCGGTGACGAGCGCCGGCCGGCCGGACAGGTACTTCTTCGCCGCGCTCGCGGCGACGCCATACGACAAGGTGGCGAACAGGCACAGCAGGACGGCCCAGCCGGTCGGCAGCGCTTGCCCGCGCGAGTGGAAGTCGGCCTTGTCGCCGGCGAGCAGCGCGACGCCGGCGAAGCCGATCGCCAGGCCGGCCGCGCGCCACGGAGCCGGACGCTCGCGCAGCCAGCCCCACGCGACGAGCGCGCCGAACAGCGGCACGGTCGCGTTCAGGATGGCGGACAGCCCGGTGGCGATCGAAGTCAGCGCGAACGAGTACAGCGCGAACGGCAGCGCCGAATTGAAGACGCCGATGGCGAAGATGCTCTTCCAGTGGGCGACCAGGTCGCCCGCCCGGCCCTTCCACGCCACGAGCGGCAGCAGGAAGGCCGACGCGATGGCCACGCGCATGAACGCGGTGGCCAGCGGCCCGAACTCGACCACGCCGAGGCGGATGAACAGGAACGAGCCGCCCCAGATCGCGGCGAGCAGCAGGAAGTCGACGACCCACGCGCGCGGGCCGCGCGCACGCCCCGTCAAAGCACGCCTTCCAGCCGCAGCAGCGCCGTCTTGCGCTCCAGCCCGCCCGCGTACCCGGTGAGCGCGCCCGTGCTGCCCAGCACGCGGTGGCAGGGCACGACGATGCTCAGCGGGTTGCGGCCCACGGCGGCGCCCACCGCGCGCACCGCGCGAACCGCATCGATGCGCTGCGCGAGCGCGCCGTACGTGCAGTGCGCGCCATGCGGGATCGCCAGCAGCGCGCGCCACACGCCCTGCTGGAACGCGGTGCCCGCCTGCAAGTCCAGCGGCAGGTCGAACTGCGTGCGTCGGCCCGCGAAGTACTCGTCGAGTTGCCGCATCGCTTGCACGAGCACGGGGTGCGAGGGCTGCAGTGGCCACGCCGCGCTGTCGGGTTGGTGCTTCTGGCCGTCGAACCACAGGCCCGCGAGACCACGCGGCGAGGCCGCGAGCAGGATGTCGCCCAGGGCGCTCGCGTGGCGCGCCGCGACCAGGCTGGAGATGTGTTTCATGCTGTTGCCTTCCGTTGTGTCGGCGTGACGCCACGTGACCACGCGCGGATCACGGCGTAACTGCGCCACGGGGTCCATGCGAGCGAGGCCGCTTGCGCATCGCGCGCCGCGCGCGTCCCGGGCGTGACGCCCAATGCCTTCTGCAGCGCGATGTCGCCGGACGGGAACGCGTCGGGCCAGCGCAGCGCGCGCATCGCGATGTACTGCGCCGTCCAGTCGCCGATGCCGGGCAGGGCGCGCAGCTTGTCCAGCGTCGGCGTGACTTCGGCGCCGGCGTGCAGCCGCAGGTCGCCCGTGGCCACCGCCTTCGCGATGGCGACGATCGCCGCCTGCCGCTGCCGCACGATGCCCAGTTGCCCCAGGTCGTCACCGCTCGCTTGTGCGAGCACGCGTGCATGGGGGAACAGGCGGTGCAGCCCGGGAATCGGCGTCTCCACCGGTTCGCCGAAACGCTCCGCGAGTCGGCGCGCCAGCGTGCGTGCGGCGGCGACCGTGATCTGTTGCCCGAGCACCGCCCGGATCGCGACTTCGTCGCCGGCCGCGGTGCCCGGCACGCGCAGGCCCTCGCAGCAGGGGAAGCTTTCGTGCAGCACGGCGTCGATGGCGACCGGGTCCGCGTCCAGGTCGAGCATGGCCCGCACGCGGCGGATCACCAGCGGCAGCACGGGCCGCAGCGAGTCGCTCACCTGCAGCATGACGTGCGGCGCGTCGGCATCGAATTCAGTCGAGATCCAGCCGCGCAGCGTGGTGCCCGCGGTGTCGATCGCGAGCGTCCGTGCGAGGCGGCGGCCTTCGACGAGCTCGACGCCGTCGATCGCGCGCGCACGGAAGAACCCGAGCATCGCGTCGACGTCGTACGGCGGGCGGTACGCCAGGCGCACCAGCGCGCCGCCGCCGCGCCGACCGCCCTCGCGCCGCACGCCGCTCGGGCTCAGGCCGTAGTGCTGCACGAAGGCCGCGTTGAAGCGGCGCAGGCTCGCGAAGCCGCTCGCGAGGGCCACCTGCGTGATCGGCAAGTCCGTGTCCGCGAGCAACTGTTTCGCCGTGAGCAGCCGCCGCGTCTGCAGGTACTGCAGCGGCGACACGCCCAGGCGCGCCTCGAACAGGCGCCGCAGGTGGCGGCCGCTCACGCCGAGCCGGCGTGCGAGCTGCTCGACCGTGGGCGTCGCGTCGGGCCACGCTTCCGGCTCGTCGAGCAGGCGAGCGGCCTGTTGCGCGAGCAGTTCGGTGGCGTCCTGGATCGACCAGCGCGGTGCGTGGGGCGCCAGCTCCGGCCGGCAGCGCAGGCAGGGGCGGAAGCCGGCGCGCTCGGCCTGCGCGGCGCTGGGGAAGAAGCGGCAGTTCTCGCGCTTGGGCGTGCGCACGCGGCACACCGGGCGGCAGTAGATGCCGGTGGACGTCACGCCGGTGAAGAAGAAGCCGTCGAAGCGCGCGTCGCGTGCCTTCAGCGCCAGGTAGCAGGCGTCGGGCTGGAGCGCTTCGGTGTCGGATCGCATGCCCCGGATCATAGAGAACGCGACCATGGAGACTCGCCGTTTCCGGACCTGTGCCCCGACCCGCCGCTCCTAGAATGCGGGTCCTCCGCAGCACCTCAGGGAAGTCCCAGAACATGCAAGTCTCCGCTTCGATCTTCAAGGCCTACGACGTCCGCGGCATCGTGCCCAGCACGCTCACGGAACAGGTGGCCGAAGGGCTGGGCCGCGCGTTCGGCACGGCCGCGCTGGCGGAAGGCGAAACCACGGTCGCGGTGGGGCGCGACGGCCGCCTGTCCGGCCCGTCGCTGTCGGCCGCCCTCGTGCGCGGCCTCACGTCCGCCGGCGTCGACGTGATCGACGTCGGTGTCTGCACGACGCCCATGCTCTATTTCGCCGCGTCGACGCTGTGCCAGAGCGGCATCCAGGTGACCGGCAGCCACAACCCGAAGGACTACAACGGCTTCAAGATGGTCCTCAAGGGCCGCGCCATCTACGGCGAGGAAATCCAGGACCTGCGCCGCACGATGGAGCAGGAGGACTGGAGCACCCAGGGCGGCGGCAAGGTCCGCAACGTGAACATCCTGCAACCGTACCGCGATCGCATCGTGGGCGACATCAAGCTCGCGCGGCCGATGAAGATCGTCGTCGACTGCGGCAACGGCGTGGCCGGCGCATCGGCGCCCGGCATCTTCCGCGCGCTCGGCTGCGAAGTGATCGAGCTGTTCAGCGAGGTCGACGGCAACTTCCCGAACCACCACCCGGACCCGAGCAAGCCCGAGAACCTGCGCGACCTGGTCGAGGCGCTGAAGACGAGCGGCGCGGAACTGGGCCTCGCGTTCGACGGCGACGGCGACCGGCTGGGCATCGTCACCAAGGACGGCAACACCATCTACCCGGACCGCCAGATCATGCTGTTCGCGCGCGACGTGCTGTCGCGCGTGCCGGGCGGCACCATCCTGTTCGACGTCAAGTGCACGCAACGCCTCGCGCCGGCCATCCGCGAAGCCGGCGGCCAGCCGCTGATGTTCAAGACGGGGCATTCGCTGATCAAGGCGAAGATGAAGGAAGTCGGCGCGCCGCTGGGGGGCGAGATGAGCGGCCACGTGTTCTTCAAGGAGCGCTGGTACGGCTTCGACGACGGCACCTACGCCGGCTGCCGCCTGCTGGAGATCCTGTCGCGCGAGCAGGATCCGAGCGCCGTGCTGGACGGCCTGCCCACCAGCTTCTCGACGCCGGAGCTGAACGTGCAGTGCGCCGAAGGCGAGCCGCACCGCCTGGTCGCCGAGCTGATGGCCAAGGCCAACTTCGCCAAGCCCGCCGAGGTGTCCACCATCGACGGCGTCCGCGTCGACTGGCCCGACGGCTTCGGCCTGGTCCGCGCGTCGAACACCACGCCCGTGCTGGTGCTGCGCTTCGAGGGCCACACCGAAGAAGCGCTGCACCGCATCGAGAAGGAGATGCTGGAGCTGCTGCGGTCCGTGAAGCCCGACGCCAAGATCGGCGCGGCGGCCCACTGAGTCGTGCGCGGCGCGCTGCGCGCCGCTGGCACCTTCCAACGCAGAGGACGCAGAGGGAAGACAGAGGACGCAGAGGGAACGACTTGATTCCTTCCTGTCCTGTCTTCTCTGTGTTCTCTGTCCCCTCTCTGCGTCCTCTGCGTTGAGCCGCGCGAAGCGCCCCCTGTCCTTCATCCCGCACCGCCGCATGGGTCCCCGGCAGGCGACTGCGGCGACAATGCCCGCCCAGTGAGAGTCCTGATCGTCAAG includes the following:
- a CDS encoding DMT family transporter: MTGRARGPRAWVVDFLLLAAIWGGSFLFIRLGVVEFGPLATAFMRVAIASAFLLPLVAWKGRAGDLVAHWKSIFAIGVFNSALPFALYSFALTSIATGLSAILNATVPLFGALVAWGWLRERPAPWRAAGLAIGFAGVALLAGDKADFHSRGQALPTGWAVLLCLFATLSYGVAASAAKKYLSGRPALVTAAGSQLGALVALAPFAWWSWPAALPGLRAWLALVALGVLCTGVAYILYFRLIEEAGPSRALAVTFVVPVFAVLYGVLFLDEAVTGWMLFCAAIIVAGTALSTGLVQPRASAAARRNA
- a CDS encoding methylated-DNA--[protein]-cysteine S-methyltransferase, giving the protein MKHISSLVAARHASALGDILLAASPRGLAGLWFDGQKHQPDSAAWPLQPSHPVLVQAMRQLDEYFAGRRTQFDLPLDLQAGTAFQQGVWRALLAIPHGAHCTYGALAQRIDAVRAVRAVGAAVGRNPLSIVVPCHRVLGSTGALTGYAGGLERKTALLRLEGVL
- a CDS encoding DNA-3-methyladenine glycosylase 2 family protein, yielding MRSDTEALQPDACYLALKARDARFDGFFFTGVTSTGIYCRPVCRVRTPKRENCRFFPSAAQAERAGFRPCLRCRPELAPHAPRWSIQDATELLAQQAARLLDEPEAWPDATPTVEQLARRLGVSGRHLRRLFEARLGVSPLQYLQTRRLLTAKQLLADTDLPITQVALASGFASLRRFNAAFVQHYGLSPSGVRREGGRRGGGALVRLAYRPPYDVDAMLGFFRARAIDGVELVEGRRLARTLAIDTAGTTLRGWISTEFDADAPHVMLQVSDSLRPVLPLVIRRVRAMLDLDADPVAIDAVLHESFPCCEGLRVPGTAAGDEVAIRAVLGQQITVAAARTLARRLAERFGEPVETPIPGLHRLFPHARVLAQASGDDLGQLGIVRQRQAAIVAIAKAVATGDLRLHAGAEVTPTLDKLRALPGIGDWTAQYIAMRALRWPDAFPSGDIALQKALGVTPGTRAARDAQAASLAWTPWRSYAVIRAWSRGVTPTQRKATA
- a CDS encoding phosphomannomutase/phosphoglucomutase yields the protein MQVSASIFKAYDVRGIVPSTLTEQVAEGLGRAFGTAALAEGETTVAVGRDGRLSGPSLSAALVRGLTSAGVDVIDVGVCTTPMLYFAASTLCQSGIQVTGSHNPKDYNGFKMVLKGRAIYGEEIQDLRRTMEQEDWSTQGGGKVRNVNILQPYRDRIVGDIKLARPMKIVVDCGNGVAGASAPGIFRALGCEVIELFSEVDGNFPNHHPDPSKPENLRDLVEALKTSGAELGLAFDGDGDRLGIVTKDGNTIYPDRQIMLFARDVLSRVPGGTILFDVKCTQRLAPAIREAGGQPLMFKTGHSLIKAKMKEVGAPLGGEMSGHVFFKERWYGFDDGTYAGCRLLEILSREQDPSAVLDGLPTSFSTPELNVQCAEGEPHRLVAELMAKANFAKPAEVSTIDGVRVDWPDGFGLVRASNTTPVLVLRFEGHTEEALHRIEKEMLELLRSVKPDAKIGAAAH